One part of the Phormidium ambiguum IAM M-71 genome encodes these proteins:
- a CDS encoding aminoacyl-histidine dipeptidase: MATTDKARKTNTANTNKTQKAHVKALDKCINYSEKLRLMVLEVLREESGRELNNEARFNGTEFDWETHNIQFRADYSDTSLKELMRAARILYGLNDMDAIRARRAKHRGIRNERIARSEIGAISNSQYVDEDADVDDEIDDLE; encoded by the coding sequence ATGGCTACAACTGATAAAGCTCGTAAAACCAATACAGCTAATACCAACAAAACTCAAAAAGCTCACGTTAAAGCACTCGATAAGTGCATCAATTACAGTGAAAAATTGCGTTTAATGGTGTTAGAGGTTTTAAGGGAAGAATCGGGACGAGAACTAAATAATGAAGCTCGTTTTAACGGCACTGAATTTGATTGGGAAACACATAACATTCAGTTTCGTGCAGATTACAGCGACACATCACTCAAAGAATTGATGCGTGCTGCTCGCATATTGTACGGATTGAACGATATGGATGCAATTCGCGCTCGTCGTGCCAAGCATCGAGGTATCCGCAACGAACGGATTGCTCGCAGTGAAATTGGAGCAATTTCAAACTCACAATATGTGGATGAAGATGCTGATGTTGATGATGAAATTGACGATTTGGAATAA
- a CDS encoding AAA family ATPase, translating to MRTINDWLGLAKKGIKIVGLEYYTTDRTRVLTQFYQWGQELQLPVLFWNSGYSSLQEVVSKDGKCILQNTNLQLNSDVPQFLLEKGREGIYLLEGLLEFDEHNYTRAFQLTNAYYHLSWSGTCHFWVMLENYIQLPMNLQPLIPVLTTPMPDRETVQRIVTSFCTQNQICDNSALVRACQGLPEGEIELVLERSLAFASTVERFADLVLDHKVNKLRGRGLEFIAEPDVPNAGGLDLLDESLSQVASLLRPEAQKYGLKFPKGMILWGPPGTGKSLSAKLAAKKMGVPLLAADWGSIVGASKPDFALRELLELTQALSPTILYWDDFDKGFAGWDSNADGGVSRRLSAKLLTWMQEHEYPIYIVATVNRLGMLPPELIRRFDDIFFVDLPHEGAMYEIFNLHLEKYFPEFRHASISPWTDDEWRILLRDYRLCTPAEIGNAVRKCAEEIYYRHQVRGQQPDELKVTLDDLRRQRYQFTPSMLRDEEQILAIRNQATYARSASGEDRSRFSVPLQELFG from the coding sequence ATGCGTACTATTAACGATTGGCTGGGGTTGGCAAAAAAAGGCATCAAGATTGTCGGGTTAGAGTATTACACCACTGACCGAACTAGGGTATTGACACAGTTTTATCAATGGGGACAAGAACTGCAATTACCTGTTCTATTTTGGAACTCTGGTTATAGCTCTTTGCAGGAAGTTGTTAGTAAGGATGGTAAGTGCATTTTACAAAATACTAACTTGCAGCTAAATTCGGATGTACCTCAATTTTTATTGGAAAAAGGGAGAGAAGGCATTTATCTTCTTGAGGGATTATTAGAGTTTGACGAACACAATTATACCCGTGCATTTCAACTAACGAATGCTTATTATCATTTATCTTGGTCTGGCACTTGTCACTTCTGGGTAATGCTGGAAAACTACATTCAGTTACCAATGAACTTGCAGCCTTTGATTCCGGTGCTGACTACCCCAATGCCCGATCGCGAAACTGTGCAAAGGATAGTAACATCTTTTTGTACTCAAAACCAGATTTGTGATAATTCAGCACTTGTTCGAGCTTGTCAGGGACTACCTGAAGGTGAAATCGAGTTGGTGTTGGAACGGTCGCTAGCTTTTGCTTCTACGGTAGAGAGATTTGCAGATTTGGTACTCGACCATAAGGTTAACAAGCTGCGGGGGCGAGGTTTGGAGTTTATTGCCGAACCGGATGTTCCGAATGCAGGTGGTCTAGACCTTTTGGATGAGTCGCTTTCCCAGGTCGCTTCCCTGCTGCGTCCAGAAGCCCAAAAATACGGTTTGAAGTTTCCCAAGGGAATGATTCTTTGGGGGCCACCGGGTACTGGTAAAAGTTTGAGTGCTAAACTAGCGGCTAAGAAGATGGGAGTGCCACTGTTAGCGGCTGATTGGGGTTCGATTGTTGGTGCTTCTAAACCAGATTTTGCTTTGCGCGAACTGCTGGAACTGACTCAGGCTTTAAGTCCTACTATTCTCTATTGGGATGATTTTGATAAAGGGTTTGCGGGGTGGGATTCTAATGCGGATGGTGGTGTTTCTCGGCGCTTGTCGGCGAAGCTACTAACTTGGATGCAGGAGCACGAATATCCAATTTATATTGTGGCGACTGTTAATCGTTTGGGGATGTTACCGCCAGAATTAATCCGTCGATTTGATGATATTTTCTTTGTCGATTTGCCTCATGAAGGAGCGATGTACGAAATTTTTAATCTACATTTGGAAAAATATTTTCCAGAGTTTCGTCATGCTTCTATTTCGCCTTGGACGGATGATGAATGGCGAATTTTGTTGAGGGATTATAGGCTTTGTACGCCAGCCGAAATTGGTAATGCAGTGAGAAAATGTGCTGAAGAAATTTACTATCGCCATCAGGTACGAGGTCAACAACCGGATGAACTGAAGGTAACGTTGGATGACCTCCGGCGACAGCGTTATCAGTTTACGCCATCGATGCTGCGTGATGAGGAGCAGATTCTGGCAATTCGCAATCAAGCGACTTATGCTCGTTCGGCTAGTGGGGAAGATCGATCGCGTTTTTCTGTTCCGCTACAGGAATTGTTTGGTTAG